In Paenibacillus sonchi, a single genomic region encodes these proteins:
- a CDS encoding TatD family hydrolase: MIDAHIHLEQYEDSEQRAMLLGLLEQDIQSLVAVSMNLDSCIRTQQIAARYPGRVKPAYGFHPEQPAPTEAELAALLKWISQHAGEMVAVGEIGLPYYLRAEALARGEAFEMEPYLRVLDNLLALAARLNKPVVLHAVYEDAITACNLLEKHGIARAHFHWFKGPEEAVTRMIERGYHISFTPDIVYEPEIRELARRYPQGLVMAETDGPWPFEGPFAGRPTRPAMVHDVAAAWAELHGYSAAQAKAMLTANTARFYQL, from the coding sequence ATGATTGATGCTCATATACATCTGGAGCAATATGAGGATTCCGAGCAGCGGGCCATGCTGCTCGGGTTGCTGGAGCAAGATATCCAATCGCTCGTCGCGGTCTCGATGAACCTCGACTCCTGTATCCGCACACAACAAATCGCCGCCCGGTATCCGGGCCGGGTAAAACCGGCCTACGGATTTCACCCGGAGCAGCCGGCTCCAACGGAAGCTGAGCTTGCGGCACTGTTGAAGTGGATCAGTCAGCATGCAGGGGAGATGGTGGCTGTAGGCGAGATCGGGCTTCCCTACTATTTAAGGGCTGAGGCGCTGGCACGCGGGGAAGCTTTTGAGATGGAGCCTTACCTCCGGGTACTCGATAACCTGCTTGCTCTGGCAGCCCGCCTGAACAAACCGGTGGTGCTGCATGCTGTCTACGAGGATGCTATAACCGCCTGCAATCTGCTGGAGAAGCATGGCATTGCCAGAGCGCATTTTCATTGGTTCAAAGGTCCGGAAGAAGCGGTCACGCGCATGATTGAACGCGGCTACCATATCTCCTTCACCCCGGATATTGTATATGAGCCGGAGATCCGGGAGCTGGCACGGCGCTACCCGCAGGGGCTGGTCATGGCCGAGACGGACGGGCCTTGGCCGTTCGAAGGCCCGTTTGCCGGACGTCCAACCCGCCCGGCGATGGTTCATGATGTCGCAGCCGCCTGGGCAGAGCTGCATGGGTATTCTGCCGCCCAGGCGAAGGCGATGCTGACCGCCAATACGGCGCGCTTTTATCAGCTGTAG
- a CDS encoding winged helix-turn-helix domain-containing protein, translating to MHLELNNSEYKVMADGITITLLPKEFALLQFLYRNVGRTFSREQLLDHVWPLEYPVERTVDDHIYRLRKKLHVLSGLDIKTVRGFGYSLAVPGTPAGVALNPAMNDPELRETMRSVFSKFHVYGQGKSMVTLARQQDILGYELDSVYSMVIHFVQGDLEWLLHTDEVPLRERLFYLMIFYFLSGDPKERLAYCEQVIERKLLYPNYQLELEILTILDLFTLAGQPERALERLKRSHQVIAELGYDNFIPVTLITELFVHLTAGTGDEELKRMDEAIGVILLEKPFLREIGSYKVVKGLWSLRLEQWREAENLLSEGLQVLEMSGFIPLRLYALYRIVHYCRMFPPPKALQHKYEEIFVAELEQSGLNRFSQSLEDTMQQVLKSL from the coding sequence ATGCATCTTGAATTAAACAACAGCGAATACAAAGTGATGGCAGACGGGATTACGATTACACTGCTGCCCAAGGAATTCGCTCTTCTGCAGTTTCTGTACCGCAATGTTGGACGCACCTTCAGCCGGGAACAGCTGCTGGACCATGTTTGGCCGCTGGAGTATCCGGTGGAACGAACGGTAGACGACCATATCTACCGACTGCGCAAAAAGCTGCATGTCCTCAGCGGCCTGGACATCAAGACTGTCCGGGGGTTCGGCTACAGTCTTGCCGTTCCGGGTACTCCTGCCGGTGTAGCCCTAAATCCGGCAATGAATGACCCGGAGCTGCGGGAAACCATGCGCAGCGTATTTTCCAAATTTCATGTATATGGCCAGGGCAAATCCATGGTAACGCTGGCGCGCCAGCAGGATATCCTTGGCTATGAGCTGGATTCGGTGTATTCCATGGTCATTCATTTTGTGCAGGGAGATTTGGAATGGCTGCTGCATACAGATGAAGTTCCGCTCAGGGAACGGTTATTTTATCTGATGATCTTCTACTTTCTCTCCGGCGATCCGAAGGAGCGGCTAGCGTATTGCGAGCAGGTGATTGAACGGAAGCTGTTGTACCCTAACTATCAGCTGGAGCTGGAGATTCTCACCATTCTGGACCTGTTCACCCTTGCGGGGCAACCGGAGCGGGCTTTGGAGCGTCTGAAACGTTCCCATCAGGTCATTGCTGAGCTTGGTTATGATAATTTCATTCCCGTGACGTTGATTACGGAGCTGTTCGTGCATCTGACGGCCGGCACCGGAGATGAGGAGCTTAAGCGGATGGATGAAGCGATTGGCGTCATCCTGCTGGAGAAACCTTTTCTCCGGGAGATCGGGAGCTATAAAGTAGTGAAGGGACTCTGGAGTTTGCGGCTGGAACAATGGCGTGAAGCAGAGAACCTGCTCAGTGAGGGGCTGCAGGTGCTGGAGATGTCCGGATTCATCCCCCTGCGGCTATATGCGCTGTACCGGATTGTGCATTATTGCCGTATGTTCCCTCCCCCAAAAGCGCTACAGCATAAATATGAAGAAATATTTGTGGCAGAACTGGAGCAATCCGGGCTGAACCGGTTCAGCCAGTCTCTGGAGGACACCATGCAGCAGGTCCTGAAATCCCTCTGA
- a CDS encoding YjgB family protein, which translates to MTNSLKTITGILILAGMLGLTDCSSGSNHEATASPAASQPGASSSGSNDAATVSPAASQPEASSSSAPSAAPAEASATASPSAAAGGGASSTAAPQDSSKLLEELLQLAREGKVPGVEYAAHTGLIDDVEAAWGEPDTKETAGKGIYATYSKQHVVIGFNKGSRIFDVRSSAADLQKLTLKEIEAVLGEPERTAVNGGDKIYMYQAGKQYELKFIIPEASGTVDHISVFSEQDSINNMAG; encoded by the coding sequence ATGACAAACTCATTGAAAACAATTACCGGAATTCTAATATTAGCGGGTATGCTGGGCCTTACCGACTGCAGCTCCGGCAGTAACCATGAGGCAACCGCCTCACCGGCAGCCTCGCAGCCGGGAGCAAGCAGCTCCGGCAGCAACGATGCAGCAACCGTCTCACCGGCAGCCTCGCAGCCGGAAGCAAGCAGTTCCTCAGCACCGTCCGCAGCCCCGGCGGAAGCATCGGCTACCGCTTCGCCCAGTGCTGCTGCTGGCGGAGGGGCCTCGTCGACGGCAGCACCTCAAGACAGCAGCAAGCTGCTTGAAGAGCTCCTTCAACTGGCCCGGGAGGGCAAGGTGCCTGGTGTGGAATATGCCGCACACACCGGATTAATTGACGACGTGGAGGCTGCCTGGGGCGAGCCGGACACCAAAGAGACTGCGGGCAAGGGGATATACGCAACGTACAGCAAACAACATGTCGTCATCGGCTTCAACAAAGGCAGCCGGATTTTTGACGTCCGCTCCAGCGCCGCCGATCTGCAGAAATTGACACTGAAGGAGATTGAAGCTGTGCTCGGCGAACCGGAGAGAACAGCCGTGAACGGCGGCGATAAAATCTACATGTATCAGGCAGGCAAGCAATATGAGCTGAAATTCATCATTCCGGAGGCCTCGGGTACGGTGGATCATATCTCTGTATTTTCTGAACAGGATTCAATTAACAATATGGCCGGATAA
- a CDS encoding chitobiase/beta-hexosaminidase C-terminal domain-containing protein → MKRSFKHSIHLLIGMFLLGIAVFFCLRPADLYAAGPTPDSFTTTSYSSLPSSAMSAMAYGNNVYIAVGYYGAIVKSADAETWVNVKTKADINYTGVTAPGSFTFNGAAYGKGLFVVTGSEGVILTSPDGNTWTQRSSGVTTGIWSTEFLTFNGSSAFYATTQGKLLTSPDGINWTSIVPTGVDSSLTLTKVTVGNGGTRLAVGGANGRIYSTTNGTAWTSAQPSTADGQSIGTNMLTWMNDRYYISDPMAYIWTSTDLSTFTLLGPPFKQNASQHNNQMFNGFYDGTKYYMFGYESPNYGAVYTSTNGTTWTMQPFKNYFVTQNARYLDGKYFRLGNEGMLVSSDGADWRYKWGGAFTEIVHGSGSQYVAVGKTGGDGAIWNSADLAQWNQVTLSPRTTGFTAAAYGNNTYVAIGENNQTTTALATSPDGKTWTLRSGINDSTTLSDIAFGNGKFVAVGSGAGGPKIKTSEDGISWHEPALPVQSIDAVYSIAYTNNQFIALGYGYSDEGYLNAASIWTSADGETWSNRSGAYPNQTDGFNNLLYDGSKYVLTGYDSSTYEVFSRSSDDLTTWSNPTLTGTYTYFSSSAMLGQKGNTLYMLAYDSSNTPVVYYTADHGSTWRNAGVDMSSIDPNAIYSLMEADGRVLLSGNSQLVMTTTGTMAQVEAPTANPAGGAVAPGTTVALSSSTSGAAIHYTLDGSVPTSSSPEYSGPIPVTGAVTIKAIAVKAGMTDSAIMSEAYTIMAQVEAPTANPAGGAVASGTTVALSSSTSGAAIHYTLDGSVPTSSSPEYSGPIPVTGAVTIKAIAVKAGMTDSAVMSEAYTLSTEPEPDSIISPVSAAFDKKQTQQADVTIELTLNGNTLIGISNGIANLTAGTDYTLSGSTVTISKTYLASLAAGTTSLTFRFSAGAAQTLDMTITDTTVPIPGVPLLQSAVFGNAQVQLIWTPVEGSTGYKIFQRLADTEYGSEVATVSGSVYSYNAVNLLNGTTYYFVVKAANAEGDSAASNELSATPKTAPGAPANVTAVSGNGQAVVSFTAPDSDGGSSITGYEVTSSPGNIVAYGTASPITVTGLTNGTGYTFTVKAVNSAGSSTTSALSNTVMPIAPSSGGGDTPPSVPAAPAAAPPAVTGFNVLVNGKVENAGTITTATVNGQTALTVAIDQTKLEEKLAAEGQGAVVTIPVTVKSDIVIAELNGQMVKDMEDKQAVLELKSENATYTLPAGQINMDAIRSQFGTAATLGDIKVKLEIAAPAEDTLRTVENSAVQGGFTLVAPPLNFVVRAEYGGQTVEISKFSAYVERQIALPDGVDPNKITTAIVVEPNGSVRHVPTRVTTIDQKYYAKVNSLTNSTYSIIWHPLEFKDVAGHWAKDIVNNMGSRMIIDGTGNGLFNPDAEITRAEFAAVIVRGLGLKLDSSAASFADVKAEAWYSSAVQTAYAYHLVNGFEDGTFRPADKITREQAMAIIAKAMKLTSLQDKLPVQSSAELLSPFKDASKVSQWAQSSAADSIEAGIVSGRSASELAPQAYITRAEVAAIVQRLLQKSNLI, encoded by the coding sequence ATGAAAAGGAGCTTTAAACATTCAATACATTTGCTTATTGGAATGTTCCTGCTTGGAATTGCGGTGTTTTTCTGCTTACGTCCGGCAGATTTGTACGCTGCGGGTCCCACACCGGACAGTTTCACAACAACGAGCTATAGCAGCTTGCCTTCAAGTGCAATGTCAGCGATGGCTTACGGCAACAATGTGTATATCGCAGTCGGCTATTACGGGGCCATTGTCAAATCGGCAGATGCTGAAACCTGGGTGAATGTAAAAACCAAAGCCGACATTAATTACACGGGGGTGACGGCTCCGGGTTCTTTTACTTTTAACGGGGCGGCTTACGGGAAGGGTTTATTTGTTGTTACGGGAAGTGAAGGGGTGATCCTGACCTCGCCGGACGGCAACACGTGGACTCAGCGCAGTTCTGGAGTCACCACTGGAATCTGGAGTACTGAATTTCTCACTTTTAATGGAAGCAGCGCCTTCTACGCGACAACACAAGGGAAGCTGCTGACCTCACCGGATGGGATCAACTGGACTTCAATCGTTCCAACGGGTGTGGACTCCTCGCTCACGTTAACCAAAGTTACCGTAGGCAATGGCGGCACCCGGTTAGCGGTAGGAGGGGCGAACGGAAGAATTTACTCCACCACGAATGGCACGGCCTGGACCTCGGCCCAGCCCTCAACCGCTGACGGACAGTCCATTGGCACCAACATGCTGACCTGGATGAATGACCGCTATTATATTTCAGATCCGATGGCCTACATATGGACCTCTACGGATCTCTCCACTTTTACGCTGCTAGGTCCTCCTTTTAAACAGAATGCCTCTCAACATAACAACCAGATGTTTAATGGCTTTTACGATGGTACCAAGTATTACATGTTCGGTTATGAATCTCCAAACTATGGAGCAGTATACACTTCAACGAACGGAACCACATGGACCATGCAGCCGTTCAAAAATTATTTTGTCACACAGAATGCCCGTTATCTGGACGGAAAATATTTTCGTTTGGGCAATGAAGGAATGCTCGTATCCTCAGATGGCGCGGATTGGCGTTATAAATGGGGAGGAGCTTTTACAGAAATTGTTCATGGCAGCGGATCACAGTATGTTGCAGTCGGGAAAACAGGCGGCGACGGGGCGATCTGGAACTCGGCGGATCTTGCCCAGTGGAACCAGGTAACGCTGTCCCCGAGGACAACAGGTTTCACAGCAGCTGCATACGGAAATAACACCTATGTCGCAATCGGTGAGAACAATCAGACGACCACAGCGCTTGCCACCTCGCCGGACGGAAAGACCTGGACGCTCCGCAGCGGCATAAATGATTCGACTACTCTATCGGATATCGCTTTTGGCAATGGGAAATTCGTTGCGGTAGGCTCCGGGGCGGGAGGTCCCAAAATAAAAACATCGGAAGACGGTATTTCCTGGCATGAACCCGCGCTGCCCGTGCAGTCGATAGACGCAGTGTACTCCATCGCCTACACCAATAATCAGTTTATTGCTCTGGGATACGGGTATAGTGATGAAGGTTATTTGAATGCTGCCAGCATTTGGACATCCGCAGACGGGGAAACCTGGTCCAACCGCTCCGGGGCATACCCCAACCAGACGGACGGTTTCAATAACCTTCTGTATGATGGAAGCAAATATGTTTTGACCGGTTATGATTCTAGCACATATGAGGTTTTTTCCCGTTCCAGCGATGATCTAACCACTTGGAGCAATCCGACATTAACGGGGACGTATACCTATTTTTCATCCTCAGCCATGCTGGGGCAAAAAGGCAATACTCTCTATATGCTGGCCTATGACAGCAGCAATACTCCCGTCGTATATTACACTGCCGACCACGGTTCGACCTGGCGGAATGCCGGTGTGGATATGTCTTCCATTGATCCGAATGCGATCTATTCGCTGATGGAGGCGGATGGAAGAGTGCTTCTTTCCGGGAATTCACAACTGGTTATGACGACAACGGGTACCATGGCGCAGGTCGAAGCGCCGACAGCAAACCCAGCCGGAGGTGCGGTAGCGCCAGGCACGACGGTTGCGCTGAGTAGCTCGACGAGCGGAGCGGCGATCCACTACACGCTGGATGGCAGCGTGCCGACGAGCAGCAGCCCGGAGTACAGCGGGCCGATTCCGGTCACAGGTGCGGTGACGATTAAGGCCATCGCCGTGAAGGCGGGGATGACGGACAGCGCCATTATGAGCGAAGCATATACGATTATGGCGCAGGTCGAAGCGCCAACTGCGAATCCAGCCGGAGGTGCGGTAGCGTCAGGCACGACGGTTGCGCTGAGCAGCTCGACGAGCGGAGCGGCGATCCACTACACGCTGGATGGCAGCGTGCCGACGAGCAGCAGCCCGGAGTACAGCGGGCCGATTCCGGTCACCGGTGCGGTGACGATCAAGGCCATCGCTGTGAAGGCGGGGATGACGGACAGTGCCGTCATGAGCGAAGCCTACACGCTTTCTACTGAACCGGAACCGGATAGTATCATTAGCCCGGTGAGTGCCGCTTTTGACAAAAAACAGACTCAACAGGCCGACGTGACCATCGAATTGACATTGAACGGAAATACCCTTATTGGAATCTCAAACGGGATAGCCAATCTTACTGCGGGAACGGATTATACGCTGTCCGGCAGTACCGTAACGATCTCTAAAACGTATCTCGCTTCTTTGGCGGCAGGTACCACCAGCTTAACCTTCAGATTTAGTGCAGGAGCAGCGCAGACTTTGGACATGACAATTACCGACACAACGGTTCCAATTCCCGGAGTACCTCTTCTGCAGTCCGCCGTATTCGGCAACGCCCAGGTCCAATTAATCTGGACACCCGTGGAAGGCTCGACAGGGTATAAAATCTTCCAAAGACTGGCCGATACGGAATACGGCAGCGAAGTGGCTACCGTCAGCGGGTCTGTCTACAGCTATAATGCGGTGAATTTGTTGAATGGAACAACCTATTATTTTGTAGTCAAAGCAGCCAATGCTGAAGGGGACAGCGCAGCCTCCAATGAACTAAGCGCTACGCCAAAAACGGCTCCGGGAGCACCAGCCAATGTAACAGCCGTATCCGGAAACGGGCAGGCAGTGGTATCCTTTACGGCCCCTGATTCAGACGGAGGCAGTTCGATTACCGGATATGAGGTGACCTCCTCACCGGGAAATATTGTTGCTTATGGAACTGCAAGTCCCATTACGGTAACTGGACTCACTAACGGGACGGGGTACACTTTTACAGTAAAAGCGGTCAATAGCGCAGGCAGCAGCACCACCTCTGCCTTGTCGAATACCGTAATGCCTATCGCTCCTTCCAGCGGTGGCGGAGACACTCCACCCTCCGTGCCTGCAGCACCAGCAGCAGCGCCACCGGCTGTAACAGGTTTTAACGTTCTTGTAAATGGCAAGGTGGAGAATGCCGGAACAATAACAACCGCTACAGTAAATGGGCAGACGGCTCTGACTGTAGCCATTGACCAGACTAAGCTGGAAGAAAAGCTTGCAGCAGAAGGCCAAGGCGCTGTAGTTACGATTCCGGTAACTGTGAAATCGGATATTGTCATTGCCGAGCTGAACGGCCAAATGGTTAAAGATATGGAAGACAAACAGGCAGTATTAGAGTTGAAAAGTGAAAATGCAACCTACACCCTGCCCGCCGGGCAAATCAATATGGACGCGATCCGAAGCCAGTTCGGTACCGCCGCTACTTTGGGGGATATCAAAGTCAAACTTGAAATTGCTGCCCCTGCGGAGGATACTTTAAGAACTGTAGAAAACTCTGCGGTGCAGGGAGGATTCACGTTGGTTGCGCCACCGCTCAATTTTGTGGTGCGGGCCGAATATGGCGGCCAAACAGTCGAAATATCCAAATTCAGTGCCTACGTAGAACGGCAAATTGCCCTTCCGGATGGAGTGGACCCGAATAAAATTACCACAGCCATCGTAGTGGAGCCCAATGGATCGGTAAGACATGTGCCAACCAGGGTTACTACTATCGACCAAAAGTATTATGCAAAAGTGAACAGTCTCACCAACAGCACCTATTCGATCATCTGGCATCCGCTTGAATTCAAGGATGTGGCCGGACATTGGGCCAAGGATATCGTAAATAACATGGGCTCGCGGATGATTATTGACGGTACCGGAAATGGGCTGTTCAATCCCGATGCGGAGATTACACGTGCTGAATTTGCCGCAGTTATCGTACGCGGACTGGGACTGAAGCTGGACAGCAGCGCCGCTTCATTTGCGGACGTGAAGGCCGAAGCCTGGTACAGCAGTGCGGTTCAAACAGCTTATGCGTATCATCTGGTCAATGGATTTGAAGATGGTACTTTCCGTCCGGCGGACAAGATCACCCGGGAACAGGCGATGGCAATCATAGCCAAGGCGATGAAGCTTACCTCGTTACAAGACAAGCTTCCGGTCCAATCGTCAGCAGAGCTGCTGAGTCCGTTCAAGGATGCAAGCAAAGTCTCGCAGTGGGCGCAGAGCAGCGCTGCCGACAGTATTGAGGCAGGCATTGTCTCCGGACGCAGTGCTTCAGAGCTGGCACCTCAGGCGTATATTACTAGAGCTGAGGTTGCTGCTATTGTCCAAAGATTGCTGCAGAAGTCCAATCTGATATAA
- a CDS encoding MFS transporter, giving the protein MEASAKQGNSLLHNKVYMRVYSAYATAAFGDWFDSLAIQVLVGYRWHASPLMLALIPVAVALPGVLLGSVAGVAADRLNKLKLMRMCDLLTALLTVLVLFAPNMVWLLALLALRSALSTLNVPAQQSMTRSIVREDQLLQATSLNGIVSQGSKIAGPLLGGVALTLLSPQWCILLNAIFRVGSYLLLLSVKNIHTGDEHPAAEVQEERVPLRTMWAEGWSFMLRSRLLLHTMLFGLTGALAIQIIDFQFTSLFRVISPENESLLGWMVAASGVGAVSVILLLGKLKPGTSYGLRLGMGYVLIGGSVGGLGLLQPGASVIWVLLFGLILGLGNGSFFVAFNYCLQKETPPHMTGRIFGIQSSILGLVMITAPLLGGWLVQVAGPGRIFMNFGMVQVLLGLVGVLFGRVLWPEAKRESVQPMVEHR; this is encoded by the coding sequence ATGGAAGCTTCCGCCAAGCAGGGGAACAGCCTGCTGCACAACAAAGTATATATGCGCGTGTACAGTGCCTACGCCACAGCAGCCTTCGGGGATTGGTTCGATTCGCTGGCGATTCAGGTCCTGGTGGGTTACCGCTGGCATGCCAGTCCGCTGATGCTGGCGCTGATTCCGGTAGCGGTGGCGCTTCCCGGCGTTCTGCTCGGCTCTGTGGCCGGAGTGGCCGCCGACCGGCTGAACAAGCTGAAGCTGATGCGCATGTGTGATCTGCTTACTGCGCTCCTGACCGTACTGGTGCTGTTCGCACCCAATATGGTGTGGCTGCTGGCGCTGCTGGCGCTGCGCTCGGCACTCTCCACGCTGAATGTTCCGGCCCAGCAGTCCATGACCCGCAGCATCGTCAGAGAGGATCAGCTGCTTCAGGCCACCTCGCTGAACGGGATCGTCAGCCAGGGCTCCAAAATCGCCGGCCCCCTGCTGGGCGGTGTGGCGCTTACGCTGCTCAGCCCGCAGTGGTGTATCCTTCTGAACGCCATATTCCGGGTAGGTTCTTATCTGCTGCTGCTCTCCGTAAAAAACATCCATACCGGGGATGAACACCCGGCGGCGGAGGTGCAGGAAGAACGGGTTCCGCTGCGCACGATGTGGGCGGAGGGCTGGAGCTTTATGCTCCGCAGCAGGCTGCTGCTGCATACGATGCTATTTGGACTCACAGGGGCGCTGGCGATCCAGATCATTGATTTTCAGTTCACCAGTCTGTTCCGTGTGATATCACCGGAGAATGAATCCCTGCTGGGCTGGATGGTTGCCGCATCCGGGGTCGGGGCCGTATCTGTTATTCTGCTTCTGGGCAAGTTGAAACCGGGAACCAGCTATGGACTTCGGCTCGGAATGGGCTATGTGCTGATAGGCGGTTCCGTCGGGGGGCTCGGCCTGCTTCAACCAGGGGCATCTGTGATTTGGGTGCTGCTGTTCGGATTAATACTGGGGCTCGGGAATGGAAGCTTTTTCGTGGCCTTCAATTATTGTCTGCAAAAAGAAACCCCGCCCCACATGACCGGCCGCATCTTCGGCATCCAGAGCAGCATACTCGGTCTGGTGATGATTACAGCGCCTCTTCTGGGAGGTTGGCTGGTTCAGGTGGCCGGACCCGGCCGAATCTTTATGAATTTTGGCATGGTTCAAGTGCTTCTTGGGCTCGTCGGAGTGCTCTTTGGCCGGGTGCTCTGGCCTGAAGCTAAGCGGGAGAGTGTGCAGCCCATGGTGGAGCACCGTTGA
- a CDS encoding stalk domain-containing protein yields MKKILTASALALLIAGCAAAPTIDSVSATAPLTLSVDGQPVLPKLRPFYSGELMYVPARALLEYYPVELKWDNAHKKLSLTTNSSRSVLSPGSSAMQVQYTQTDGGYKDKLEGPVLLKEGHVYVSAGTVDLLTGAVAKLAASGDTVSITSGDVSTSVRVPKDPLAVAAGSSGKVKLYAARKQGSTYKGFILEVNGRKHSYNWGSPRLVSYPPELHYADVDDDGKPEAIVILSLGTGTGISQEEVHVVKPEVWKELAVPTAEKAASAAVFSTISLDQKDVLLQLEVAGSSPSKYTFRLPDRAGDGGLDHFGTHAGIGAVTYYKVADGKLKAETNVSIGMGESMGTLMLDYKAGNGGMVLGTIRFEPHDTTEQYVEKEQ; encoded by the coding sequence GTGAAAAAAATACTGACCGCTTCCGCTCTTGCCTTGCTGATCGCCGGATGTGCGGCAGCTCCAACCATAGATTCTGTATCTGCAACTGCACCGTTAACACTGTCGGTAGACGGCCAGCCCGTTCTGCCCAAGCTTCGCCCTTTTTATTCCGGAGAGCTAATGTATGTCCCGGCCAGAGCGCTGCTGGAATATTACCCGGTTGAATTGAAATGGGATAATGCACACAAAAAACTCAGCTTAACTACCAACAGCTCCCGTTCGGTTCTGTCACCCGGCAGTTCAGCCATGCAGGTTCAATATACGCAGACTGACGGAGGTTATAAGGACAAGCTAGAGGGGCCGGTCCTTCTCAAGGAGGGGCATGTGTATGTTTCTGCGGGGACTGTGGACCTGCTTACCGGAGCGGTAGCCAAGCTTGCAGCTTCCGGAGATACGGTGTCCATTACATCGGGAGATGTCAGTACATCCGTACGGGTCCCCAAAGACCCTCTTGCCGTTGCAGCGGGCAGCTCCGGTAAGGTCAAGCTGTATGCGGCCCGGAAGCAAGGCAGTACCTATAAAGGGTTCATACTTGAAGTGAACGGCAGGAAGCACAGCTATAACTGGGGATCTCCCAGACTGGTGTCATACCCGCCGGAACTTCACTATGCCGATGTGGATGATGACGGGAAGCCGGAAGCTATAGTGATCTTAAGTCTTGGTACAGGAACGGGTATTTCCCAAGAGGAGGTCCATGTAGTCAAGCCGGAAGTGTGGAAGGAGCTAGCGGTGCCCACAGCGGAAAAGGCAGCCTCCGCCGCTGTCTTCTCCACAATCTCACTGGATCAAAAAGATGTGCTTCTCCAGCTTGAGGTTGCCGGCTCTTCTCCATCAAAGTACACTTTCCGGTTACCTGACCGGGCCGGTGACGGCGGACTGGATCACTTCGGCACCCATGCAGGAATTGGAGCAGTTACTTATTATAAAGTGGCGGATGGCAAGCTGAAGGCAGAAACCAATGTAAGTATAGGAATGGGGGAGAGTATGGGGACATTGATGTTGGACTACAAAGCAGGCAATGGAGGAATGGTACTGGGTACGATCCGGTTTGAACCCCATGACACTACTGAGCAGTATGTGGAGAAGGAGCAATGA
- a CDS encoding histidine phosphatase family protein encodes MTTTTYIYMVRHGDSLKTSGNERSRFLSAQGEKDAQRVTQRLQGEGIDALYSSPYTRAVDTIAGLAGALGKEIHKVEDLKEKCWTEDNRTLQDPELYPFLEQMFAEPDFVLEVGGESNRVCKERAVKALKEILRNHPGERIVIGTHGMVMTLMMNEFAEEYGLDFLLQTRKPDIYRMEMKDGLLSHVQRMPLHD; translated from the coding sequence ATGACAACGACCACTTATATTTACATGGTGCGGCATGGAGATTCGCTCAAAACATCGGGCAACGAAAGATCGCGTTTTCTGTCAGCACAGGGTGAAAAGGATGCGCAGAGAGTAACGCAGCGGCTGCAGGGTGAAGGCATAGATGCCCTATACAGCAGTCCGTATACCCGGGCAGTAGATACGATTGCGGGCCTGGCCGGGGCGCTGGGCAAAGAGATTCACAAGGTCGAGGATTTAAAAGAAAAATGCTGGACGGAAGACAACCGTACGCTGCAGGACCCGGAGCTGTATCCTTTTCTGGAGCAAATGTTCGCGGAGCCGGATTTTGTGCTGGAAGTCGGCGGGGAATCGAACCGTGTCTGCAAAGAGCGGGCCGTAAAGGCGTTGAAGGAGATTCTGCGCAATCATCCGGGCGAGAGAATCGTGATTGGCACCCACGGGATGGTCATGACGCTGATGATGAATGAGTTCGCTGAGGAATACGGGCTGGATTTTTTGCTGCAGACCCGCAAACCGGATATTTACCGGATGGAAATGAAGGATGGATTGCTTAGTCATGTGCAAAGAATGCCGCTTCATGACTGA